Proteins encoded in a region of the Scrofimicrobium sp. R131 genome:
- a CDS encoding ABC transporter permease yields the protein MNNLLRLIGRRLVALPIMVLGVTFLVFFLMSFSKIDPAYSALGEGATPEALANYRETHGLNDPWIVRYLSFLVGLLHGNLGTYGANQTSVADKIGTAFPITMQLTFLGLIFAVVIALILGVVAALFRDRWPDQVIRIFSTAFIATPSFWLAVLLILLFSVNLGALPASGPLPTLSEDPSGWLARMALPCIALGVPVAGQLTRVIRTAMVEELDKDYVRTALGAGIPKRVVISRNVLRNALITPVTVLGLRIGYLIGGAVVIEVIFNLPGMGMAILQGVQQNYPTLVQGVTLVVALSFIVINIVVDMLYILINPRIRTV from the coding sequence GTGAATAACCTACTTCGCCTGATCGGGCGGAGGTTGGTAGCACTCCCAATAATGGTCTTGGGCGTTACCTTCCTCGTGTTCTTTTTGATGTCCTTTTCCAAAATCGACCCGGCCTACTCAGCCCTCGGCGAGGGGGCCACGCCGGAAGCACTCGCTAACTACCGCGAGACCCACGGGCTCAATGATCCGTGGATCGTCCGCTACCTCAGCTTTCTAGTCGGCCTGCTGCACGGCAACCTGGGCACCTACGGGGCCAACCAGACCTCCGTGGCCGACAAGATCGGGACCGCCTTCCCGATCACCATGCAGCTGACTTTCCTGGGCTTGATCTTCGCCGTGGTGATCGCCCTGATCCTCGGCGTAGTCGCCGCTCTGTTCCGCGACCGCTGGCCCGACCAGGTGATCCGGATCTTCTCGACCGCCTTCATCGCCACGCCTTCCTTCTGGTTGGCCGTGCTGCTGATCCTGCTCTTCTCGGTCAACCTGGGGGCTCTCCCAGCGTCCGGTCCACTCCCAACCCTGTCTGAAGACCCATCGGGGTGGCTGGCCCGCATGGCTCTACCCTGCATCGCGCTCGGCGTCCCTGTGGCCGGTCAGCTCACCCGCGTGATCCGAACCGCCATGGTGGAAGAACTGGACAAAGACTATGTCCGGACCGCCCTCGGAGCCGGGATCCCCAAACGGGTCGTCATCTCCCGCAACGTGCTGCGGAACGCTTTGATCACCCCGGTCACCGTCCTCGGCCTGCGAATCGGCTACCTGATCGGTGGCGCCGTCGTCATCGAGGTCATCTTCAACCTGCCCGGGATGGGAATGGCCATCTTGCAGGGTGTACAGCAGAACTACCCGACCCTGGTGCAGGGCGTCACCCTGGTGGTGGCTCTCTCGTTCATCGTCATCAACATCGTCGTGGACATGCTGTACATCCTCATCAATCCGCGCATTAGGACGGTCTGA